The region TGCCACCATATAAATCATCACACGCTTCAATTAATAGATTAGTAATTTCACGAGCTGACAGCTTCTCATTGACAACTGATTCCAAAAAATAAGAAACCTCATGCCAGCCCCAGCCTAAATTTAAAATCGTTCCAACTCCAGCATGAACCACTCCATCACTAATTAAAACTAATGTATCGTTTTCTTGAAGTTTAAAAGTACTTTCTTTAATTTTCCGCTGGTTAATGACACGCTCCTCAGCCTTAACTTTTAAAATTTCACCATCTCGCCAAAAAAACAAACTCGGATTATCAATTTCTACCACATAGACTTGATCATCTTGATTAATCTTAACAATGGTTAAGGTTGAATACGCTAGCTTCCGAACCTGACAAACCGGCAACGTATGAACCATTGTATCCACCACTTCATCAATTGATAAGCCAGCTTTTAACATCGTAATAGCAATTTTTGAACTTAAAGTGGCTAAAATATTCGCCTTAACCCCGCTACCAAGCCCATCTGATAATACCGCAATCACACTATCATGAGTTCGAAAAAATTCAACTTTATCACCGCACAATTCCTCGCCCACTTTATTTAAACTTCCCCAGGAGAAATCAATAAAAAAACTCATGATAATCCTCCCTCATCTTCTTGAATCAATCGTTTTAAACGAGTTAACGTCACTTTCGTTTCTGCTGTCGTCTCCCCTAATAAACTGGCAATTTCTTGTGCAACAATCATCTGCTTATTAATAACTTGTTGGGCCATATCAATGGCGTTAATTTTTAAATGCTGCATTTTTAACTCGTGTGCCATCTCACTCGTCATATCATGTAAGATACATAACATCACTTCTTGCTGCTCAATCCAAATAATACTTTGAATCACGATCGTTTTGTTTTCATTTAAGCTTAAACGATGCCCTAATAGATCGCTTTTTGACTCAATAACACTTGAAAAAGGGGCTTCATCTAAAAAGATTGAAACTGGCAAATCAATCGCCTGATCTTTCTTCACTTCAAAAAAACGTTCTGCTGCTGGATTAAAATCAATAATCGTTAAGCTCTTATCCACTACTAAAATAATACTCGGTGTCACATCAAAAATAACATGCGAATAAGTTTCAGCCTTATGCTTCATATATGGCAAGCACATCGTCGGTTCCGCCATATGATTATAAACCGCAATTGCTTTTTGTCGGCACGTTGGATACCCGCAACTTCCACAATTCAACTCATCCATTGCAGAATACTTGCCTATATTATTTAAAATTAACTCAATTTCTTTTTCACTTGGTTGAATAATCGGAGAATATTGATTTTTAAACACTCGATTGAGATTAATAAGAGGCAAACGTCCGCCTTCACTCATCTCATGTAGAGGCTGAGTTTGCCTCGCATAATCTTTAATTCGCATTTTACGATTAAAGATATTTTCACATTCTTCTCCAATAGCAGGTCCCCCAAGACAACTATGGTGACAAGCACTCATTTCAAAGAAAATATTTTTAAACTCTCCTCGTTCAATTCCTTTAATCACTTCAATACAATCACGAATTCCATCAACGGATACAATTTCAATTTTTTTATCTTTTTCATTGAAGCACTTACTCATGCCACCCACCATAGGATACGTTCGTTGACTCACCACCCCATCATCTAATGGGACTTCTTCAAGTTCATTTAATTTAATTCCCGCTTCATTAAACCATTGCTTTAATTCTTGTATCGTTAGTACTGCAGAAATACTTTCTTCCTCCTCACCTTCGATTTTCTTGGCTAAACACGGCCCCACAAAAACCACCTTGACATCTTGCCCATACTTCAATTTTAACATTCTAGCATGTGCCATTAACGGGGTAATGACTGGAATCAAATGCGGGATTACTTTAGGATAATGTTTTTCAATTAATAAATTAACAGAGGCACAGCAACTCGTAATATAACACTTATCTAAATGAAAATGCTGATACGTTTCATAGACTTGAGTTACGACTTCTGCTCCAACTACCGTTTCCTCTACATGCGAGACACCTAATTTCTTTAGCGCTGCAACTAATTTATGTCCCTGATCTTTAAAAACACCAAAAGCGGTTGGAGCTAATGAGACAACAACTGATTGGCCCGATTTTATAAATTGCTTAACTTTTTCTAATTCAGTTTCAATCTTCTTCACATTTTTAGGACAAGCCTTTAAACATAATCCACATGCAATACATCGTTCTTCCATAATAATCGCTTGCTCATTTTTAATCTTAATCGATTGGACCGGACAGGCTCGAACACAGGCGTAACAATTTTTACAATTTGCTTCTGAAAAACTAATAACCCCCATCCTCTCACTCCTTTCCTAATTGTGGTTTAATCACTGCTTCAAATAGTTTCTCTGCATCATCAGGAGAAACCGCCAATACTTCTTCATTCGGTCCCATAACAGAGACCGCCTCCGTGCAATGACCTAAACAAAAAGCAGCTCTTAATTCCAACACTTCTTGTAGCTGATGCTTTTCAATCAGCGATTGAAAAATCTGAATCACTTCATACGATCCTTTCAAATGGCATGAACTTCCCACACAAATTTTAATCGTTTTCACCCTCAATACTCCTCTCCAAAATAAATTCCTGTTTAACTTTATTCCTAACGACTCTTTCATAGTCTATCAATATTTTAATAATCAGACTTAACATTTAAGCTCTTTGGATACTAAGACAAACTATAGGGGAACCAACCCTCTCACCAAGAGTCATCCTATACCGTTTAAAAAACCAGTTAAACGTTTTTCAATTGTGAAAAACTTATCTAGACTTATATATTAACCCTCAAATACAACGAAAAAAAGATAGAATCTTGAAACGATCCTATCTCTTTTTTTGCGCTTTTCTCTTAGAAAAGCATATTTCCCGACAACTTCTGCAACCCCTTTCAATCGACAAACTATTTCCCGACATTATTCTCATTCGCCAGCAAACGACCTTTATTTCCCGACATAATTTTCAGTGCAAACTATTTCCTGATTTTGAAATAAAAAAAGCATGAGATAAACTCATGCTCATTGATCGAGTAAGCCATAGGTTAAAATATAATCTTCTAATACCCAATCATTTTCATAAATTTCAGAAGCCACCTCTACGCCAACATAACGCAGATGCCAAGGTTGATAAGTATATCCCACTTCTGCTTCACGATTCTCTGGATATCTAATAATAAATCCAAATTCATGAGCATGTTCTAACACCCATTTTCCTTCTTCAGTTTTAGCAAAATCAACCGATAAACTTTGATTGACACTATCACTCGTAACATCAATTGCTAATCCTAATTGATGTTCACTATGTCCAGGTCTCATACTAATTTTTTCTGCATATTCCATTCCCATTTCATACAGATCTTGTTCATAATTTTTTTTCTGTGTTTCATAGGAAATGTAACCTGACCGTAATAAAAGCTCAATCCCTTCCTCTTTTGCCGCTTCAAAGAGTTTTTCAGTGGCATCTGCTGCATCACGGCGTAAATAGTTCGTACCAGTCAATGCAAAGGTCGAAAGTGTAACATCTAATGGAACAAAATCAGTCGGCACATACGTTGCCTCTAATTGATAGTTTTTATTAACAAGTGCTAGCAGTTGATTTGGATTTGGAGTTGAAACAATCGCTTCATAAAAATTTGATTTAACATTTGGATATTTAGCATATTGAAGGGCATACGTAATCGAATGTCCACTATTTAAGACTTCATCATAAATTTCAAAATTAGCCGAACTAAAACTACTAGCAGTCATGAGTTCTAGTGTTTGAGATGGATTTAAATCGGTATCAATTAACGCTTTTAAATCAGTTAATTCACAGCTCGTATATAAGACCTCAATCTCCTCTGCTTGATATCCTTTTTGTTTTAGGGCTGGGAATATGGTATTTTGATATTCATCCACCTGAGCTATTGTTTCATTTATTCCAATTTGAGGATACCTTTTTTCATAGCTTACATACTCTAATAACGTATATAAATCATTTCCTGTTTCTTTGGCAAAGCTTAAAATACTATTTAAGGTTGTGATATCACCTGTTTTAATATATTGACTAAAGTTTGGTGACTGAAACCACATGTCAATCGTTGTTTCATCATAACCATTCTGAAGTAAAGTTGGAACAAAAACATGTTCAAAAAAAGAAGCCACGTACACAACTTCAGTTGCTTCTAACTCGGGATATTTTTCTTTTAAATCAACATATTCATCGTAGCAGTCATAATTAAAGTTTTTCACAAAAAGATAATCGAGTAGTTCTTCACTGCTTCTTTTATCTCTTATAATCTTATCAATCATCTCTGAATTTTCATTACGCAATTGAGTAATCACTTCTTTTGAGTACCCCAATCGTTCTAATTGCATCTCATCACTCATCATATGAGAATAAAATGTAAAGCCTATACCTAATAATGAAATTAATGCAATCACGACACATAATTTTTGCATATTTTAACGCACCCCTTTTTATATTCCATCCTATTA is a window of Turicibacter sanguinis DNA encoding:
- a CDS encoding SpoIIE family protein phosphatase, with protein sequence MSFFIDFSWGSLNKVGEELCGDKVEFFRTHDSVIAVLSDGLGSGVKANILATLSSKIAITMLKAGLSIDEVVDTMVHTLPVCQVRKLAYSTLTIVKINQDDQVYVVEIDNPSLFFWRDGEILKVKAEERVINQRKIKESTFKLQENDTLVLISDGVVHAGVGTILNLGWGWHEVSYFLESVVNEKLSAREITNLLIEACDDLYGGNPGDDTTVVSLKVIKPKWATLFAGPPQNKEQDQEVVKALMESVGKKIVCGGTAAHIVARAIGEEVETSFHYIDSHIPPIAHIKGIDLVTEGVLTIKGAVEILKEIKLSSNFELLSEKHGAALLAKMLFEDCTHIRLLIGRAINAAHQNPDFPKELSIKLRVLEELEDILTQLGKVVEMVYY
- a CDS encoding [Fe-Fe] hydrogenase large subunit C-terminal domain-containing protein yields the protein MGVISFSEANCKNCYACVRACPVQSIKIKNEQAIIMEERCIACGLCLKACPKNVKKIETELEKVKQFIKSGQSVVVSLAPTAFGVFKDQGHKLVAALKKLGVSHVEETVVGAEVVTQVYETYQHFHLDKCYITSCCASVNLLIEKHYPKVIPHLIPVITPLMAHARMLKLKYGQDVKVVFVGPCLAKKIEGEEEESISAVLTIQELKQWFNEAGIKLNELEEVPLDDGVVSQRTYPMVGGMSKCFNEKDKKIEIVSVDGIRDCIEVIKGIERGEFKNIFFEMSACHHSCLGGPAIGEECENIFNRKMRIKDYARQTQPLHEMSEGGRLPLINLNRVFKNQYSPIIQPSEKEIELILNNIGKYSAMDELNCGSCGYPTCRQKAIAVYNHMAEPTMCLPYMKHKAETYSHVIFDVTPSIILVVDKSLTIIDFNPAAERFFEVKKDQAIDLPVSIFLDEAPFSSVIESKSDLLGHRLSLNENKTIVIQSIIWIEQQEVMLCILHDMTSEMAHELKMQHLKINAIDMAQQVINKQMIVAQEIASLLGETTAETKVTLTRLKRLIQEDEGGLS
- a CDS encoding (2Fe-2S) ferredoxin domain-containing protein; translated protein: MKTIKICVGSSCHLKGSYEVIQIFQSLIEKHQLQEVLELRAAFCLGHCTEAVSVMGPNEEVLAVSPDDAEKLFEAVIKPQLGKE
- a CDS encoding M15 family metallopeptidase; this encodes MQKLCVVIALISLLGIGFTFYSHMMSDEMQLERLGYSKEVITQLRNENSEMIDKIIRDKRSSEELLDYLFVKNFNYDCYDEYVDLKEKYPELEATEVVYVASFFEHVFVPTLLQNGYDETTIDMWFQSPNFSQYIKTGDITTLNSILSFAKETGNDLYTLLEYVSYEKRYPQIGINETIAQVDEYQNTIFPALKQKGYQAEEIEVLYTSCELTDLKALIDTDLNPSQTLELMTASSFSSANFEIYDEVLNSGHSITYALQYAKYPNVKSNFYEAIVSTPNPNQLLALVNKNYQLEATYVPTDFVPLDVTLSTFALTGTNYLRRDAADATEKLFEAAKEEGIELLLRSGYISYETQKKNYEQDLYEMGMEYAEKISMRPGHSEHQLGLAIDVTSDSVNQSLSVDFAKTEEGKWVLEHAHEFGFIIRYPENREAEVGYTYQPWHLRYVGVEVASEIYENDWVLEDYILTYGLLDQ